One part of the Polycyclovorans algicola TG408 genome encodes these proteins:
- a CDS encoding DUF3486 family protein: MARSSIAKLDPGIRAELDRLLKDDRYTIDQVTAHLRDLGAQVSRSAVGRYHQRFEEIGKRMRESREVAKVWADRLGNEPQGDIGKLVMELLRTMAFDATLELQDARDEEGKPTLDPKSINTLALAMQRLEAAGKWNLEREKTMRDEALKQAADTAAKIARKGGLSVSAVDEIRRQILGMPE; encoded by the coding sequence GTGGCCCGATCCTCTATCGCCAAGCTGGACCCTGGTATCCGCGCCGAGCTGGACCGCCTGCTCAAGGATGACCGTTACACCATCGACCAGGTCACAGCGCACTTGCGCGACCTGGGTGCGCAGGTCTCACGCAGTGCTGTGGGCCGCTACCACCAGCGCTTTGAAGAGATCGGCAAGCGCATGCGCGAAAGCCGCGAGGTCGCCAAGGTGTGGGCCGACCGGCTGGGCAACGAACCGCAGGGCGATATCGGCAAGCTGGTGATGGAGCTGCTGCGCACGATGGCCTTCGACGCCACCCTGGAACTGCAGGATGCCCGCGACGAAGAGGGCAAGCCCACGCTCGATCCGAAGTCCATCAATACCCTGGCGCTCGCCATGCAGCGCCTGGAGGCAGCCGGCAAGTGGAACCTCGAACGCGAGAAGACCATGCGCGACGAGGCGTTGAAGCAGGCGGCAGACACCGCCGCGAAGATTGCCCGCAAGGGTGGCCTTTCGGTCTCGGCGGTTGACGAGATTCGCCGCCAGATTCTGGGCATGCCGGAGTGA
- a CDS encoding DUF935 domain-containing protein, with translation MDYEMVNGVMMPAKPKVAEAREIATTADGRDITRGFIDSLPLLPPLDPVLASRGGSYEVYEELLRDDQVAACFRQLRLAVVGAEWDVDAGGKKRADKNAAASLKDQLAALNFDGAFDKMLYGVFYGYGVGECMWGTDGAQTTLGAIKVRKSRRFGFGPQGELKLLTSKDPLGEVMPPRKFWHFTYGGDTDDEPYGTGLAQALYWPVFFKRNGLKFWLIFLEKFGQPTAIGKYPNNALPDEKKRLLGALGAVHSDGGIIIPEGMIIELLEAARSGTADYSALCDRMDNAIAKVILGQTATTQGTPGKLGGDEAQSNVAEDLIKATSDLLCQSFNRGPARWLTEWNYPGAVAPKVWRQTEPPEDSNKRAERDSKVYQMGFKPTLEYVKKTYGDGWEPRTSTPATDVPGVLSETLFAENSRPSTAPELLADRMSAEAADAHRAWLEQIRQIVDTAQSLEGLRDALLNAASGLSDDEIAKVMQAGFAVADLVGRFDARDGGG, from the coding sequence ATGGACTACGAGATGGTCAACGGCGTGATGATGCCCGCCAAACCCAAGGTCGCAGAGGCCCGAGAAATTGCCACCACGGCCGACGGTCGGGACATCACGCGCGGCTTCATCGATTCGTTGCCGCTGCTGCCGCCATTGGACCCGGTGCTCGCTTCACGCGGCGGTAGCTACGAGGTCTACGAAGAGCTGCTGCGAGATGACCAGGTTGCGGCATGTTTCAGGCAGTTGCGCCTTGCTGTGGTGGGTGCTGAATGGGACGTGGATGCTGGCGGCAAGAAACGGGCTGACAAGAATGCGGCCGCTTCGCTGAAAGATCAGTTGGCCGCTCTCAACTTTGACGGCGCCTTCGACAAGATGCTCTACGGCGTGTTCTACGGCTATGGCGTCGGCGAATGCATGTGGGGCACCGATGGCGCCCAGACCACCTTGGGCGCCATCAAGGTGCGGAAGTCGCGTCGCTTCGGCTTTGGGCCGCAGGGCGAGCTAAAACTGCTGACCTCAAAAGACCCGCTGGGCGAGGTGATGCCGCCTCGCAAGTTCTGGCATTTCACGTATGGCGGCGACACCGACGACGAGCCCTACGGCACCGGCCTGGCGCAGGCGCTTTACTGGCCGGTGTTCTTCAAGCGAAACGGGCTCAAGTTCTGGCTGATATTCCTGGAAAAATTCGGCCAGCCCACCGCCATCGGCAAGTACCCCAACAACGCGTTGCCGGACGAGAAAAAGCGTCTGCTGGGCGCGCTGGGCGCCGTTCACTCCGATGGCGGCATCATCATTCCCGAGGGCATGATCATCGAGCTGTTGGAGGCGGCCCGCTCCGGTACCGCCGACTACAGCGCCTTGTGTGACCGCATGGACAACGCGATCGCCAAGGTGATCCTCGGTCAAACGGCCACCACCCAGGGCACACCCGGAAAGCTGGGCGGCGACGAGGCCCAGAGCAACGTGGCCGAGGACCTGATCAAGGCCACCAGTGACCTGCTTTGCCAGAGCTTCAATCGTGGGCCTGCACGCTGGCTCACCGAGTGGAACTACCCCGGCGCGGTTGCCCCCAAGGTGTGGCGTCAAACCGAGCCGCCGGAAGACAGCAATAAACGCGCCGAGCGCGATTCAAAGGTCTATCAAATGGGCTTTAAGCCCACTTTGGAATACGTTAAGAAGACCTACGGCGATGGCTGGGAGCCGAGGACATCAACGCCGGCGACGGATGTGCCAGGTGTTTTGTCCGAAACGCTGTTTGCTGAAAATTCGCGGCCGTCGACTGCCCCCGAGCTGCTGGCCGACCGAATGTCAGCCGAGGCGGCAGACGCGCACCGTGCCTGGCTGGAGCAAATTCGACAGATTGTCGACACGGCTCAGAGCCTTGAGGGTCTGCGTGATGCACTGTTGAACGCGGCCAGCGGCCTGTCGGATGACGAGATCGCCAAAGTGATGCAGGCGGGCTTTGCGGTGGCAGACCTGGTCGGCCGGTTCGATGCGCGAGACGGCGGTGGCTGA
- a CDS encoding HvfX family Cu-binding RiPP maturation protein: MSQRIAQWLRFPEQAAALDFIAPLLLRLYLAPIMWLAGVTKLNSFESTVEWFGNPDWGLGLPFPYVMAGLATWTEILGGLALLLGFAVRWVSLPLMATMLVAAVTVHLKHGWQAIADPVMCLFNCNDAEAASERLAQAKSILREHGNYEWLTEQGSFAVVNNGIEFAATYFLMLFVLFFIGAGRYFSLDHWIARALGRGSAVGSR, translated from the coding sequence ATGTCACAACGCATTGCGCAATGGTTGCGGTTTCCCGAGCAGGCTGCAGCGCTCGATTTCATCGCCCCCCTGCTGTTACGGCTTTATCTTGCACCGATCATGTGGCTGGCCGGTGTCACCAAACTGAATTCGTTCGAGTCTACGGTGGAATGGTTCGGCAATCCGGATTGGGGCCTGGGATTGCCGTTTCCTTATGTGATGGCCGGGCTGGCCACCTGGACCGAAATTCTTGGCGGGCTCGCCCTGCTGCTGGGCTTTGCGGTGCGCTGGGTCAGCCTGCCCCTGATGGCCACCATGTTGGTTGCAGCCGTGACGGTGCACCTGAAACACGGTTGGCAGGCCATCGCCGACCCGGTGATGTGTTTGTTCAACTGCAACGATGCCGAGGCGGCCAGTGAGCGCCTCGCGCAGGCCAAAAGTATTCTGCGAGAACATGGAAATTACGAGTGGCTGACTGAACAAGGCAGTTTTGCGGTAGTCAATAACGGCATCGAGTTCGCCGCAACTTATTTTCTGATGCTGTTCGTGTTGTTTTTTATCGGCGCTGGAAGGTACTTCAGTCTCGATCATTGGATTGCCCGTGCCTTGGGTCGCGGGTCGGCTGTCGGTTCACGTTGA
- a CDS encoding DUF2730 family protein — MLAWQVFVTLASLAGLVAGMWASLNFTKRAAHDSLAQKFSEKETQQDVRLTKIETSLNDVPKRRDLDLIYTQVTNVGSRVSNLEGQTRQNNKLLGAIHDHLLNQKGGGK; from the coding sequence ATGTTGGCCTGGCAAGTCTTTGTGACGCTGGCCTCGTTGGCCGGGCTGGTGGCAGGCATGTGGGCCAGCCTCAACTTCACCAAGCGCGCCGCGCATGACTCGCTGGCGCAGAAGTTCAGCGAAAAGGAGACGCAGCAGGACGTGCGGCTCACGAAGATCGAAACGTCGTTGAACGACGTGCCCAAGCGTCGCGACCTGGACCTGATCTACACCCAAGTCACCAACGTGGGCAGCCGCGTCTCGAATCTTGAAGGCCAAACCCGGCAGAACAATAAGCTGCTGGGCGCAATTCACGACCACCTGCTGAATCAGAAAGGAGGTGGCAAGTGA
- a CDS encoding phage minor head protein: MRETAVADAAGQPVTRGVLREPFNQQVAFFRQKLGNLIPTERWDQVWKGQHDRGFMVAGAMKADLLSDFAAAVDRSITEGKSLEAFRKDFDDIVKRHGWDYTGERNWRTRTIYTTNMRTSYAAGRLAQLREGGFSHYMYRHGGSLEPRPEHLAWDGMVLPANHPFWETHYPPNGWGCSCRVVGLRNPEDARSLGGDPDRQLPEGWDAIDAVTGEPDGIGKGWGYAPGDTVSEAVQQMAAKTVQWEYTLAKAFMQNVPETVRDALSQSYRQLPSVADDLRRYAQRVLTDGAANVPQYRTLGLLTTAQAGQINTLTGLNVSGFDVAVDAHAVRHIQRRHGNDVTEAARGQRAITAADYARLPQVINEPEVIEDAGLSNKSRRQLVRLIKQLGDERWVVVAEVRGGRLMLALETLYIVKSR; encoded by the coding sequence ATGCGCGAGACGGCGGTGGCTGACGCAGCTGGCCAACCCGTTACTCGTGGAGTCCTGCGCGAGCCCTTCAATCAGCAGGTGGCTTTTTTCCGCCAGAAGCTTGGCAACCTGATTCCCACCGAGCGCTGGGACCAGGTGTGGAAGGGGCAGCACGATCGCGGTTTTATGGTGGCAGGCGCGATGAAGGCGGATCTGCTGAGTGACTTTGCGGCTGCGGTGGATCGGTCCATCACAGAGGGCAAAAGCCTCGAGGCCTTTCGCAAGGACTTCGACGATATCGTCAAGCGGCACGGGTGGGATTACACCGGGGAGCGGAACTGGCGCACCCGCACGATCTACACCACCAATATGCGGACCAGCTACGCGGCCGGGCGGCTGGCACAGCTGCGCGAGGGTGGCTTCAGTCACTACATGTACCGGCACGGTGGCTCTTTGGAGCCCCGGCCCGAGCATCTTGCTTGGGACGGCATGGTGTTGCCCGCGAATCACCCCTTTTGGGAAACGCACTATCCGCCAAATGGGTGGGGGTGTTCCTGCCGCGTGGTGGGGCTGCGTAATCCTGAAGACGCACGCAGCCTTGGCGGCGACCCAGATCGCCAGTTACCGGAAGGGTGGGATGCCATCGATGCGGTCACCGGCGAGCCGGATGGCATCGGCAAGGGCTGGGGCTACGCGCCTGGCGACACGGTGAGCGAGGCTGTGCAGCAGATGGCCGCCAAGACGGTCCAGTGGGAATACACGCTCGCCAAGGCCTTCATGCAGAACGTGCCAGAGACGGTGCGCGATGCTCTGAGTCAGTCGTATCGGCAACTGCCGTCAGTGGCGGATGATCTGCGGCGCTATGCCCAGCGGGTGCTGACCGATGGCGCAGCCAACGTTCCGCAATATCGGACGCTGGGGCTACTCACGACGGCGCAGGCAGGGCAGATCAACACGCTAACCGGCTTGAATGTGTCGGGCTTCGATGTGGCGGTGGATGCCCATGCAGTGCGGCATATCCAGCGTCGACACGGCAACGATGTGACGGAGGCGGCCAGGGGCCAGCGAGCAATCACGGCCGCCGACTACGCTCGGCTACCGCAAGTGATCAACGAGCCAGAAGTTATTGAAGACGCCGGTCTTAGCAACAAGAGCAGGCGCCAGCTGGTGAGGCTGATCAAGCAACTGGGTGATGAGCGTTGGGTGGTGGTGGCCGAGGTTCGCGGCGGTCGGCTGATGCTAGCGCTGGAAACGCTCTACATCGTGAAAAGCCGTTGA
- a CDS encoding HvfA family oxazolone/thioamide-modified RiPP metallophore, with protein sequence MSKKTVSITVGSALLALGGMTASPALFAASELPQGYMVAEAHGDKSGEAKCGEAKCGEKSGEAKCGEKSGEAKCGEGKCGEKSGG encoded by the coding sequence ATGTCAAAGAAAACCGTTTCCATCACTGTTGGTTCCGCCCTGCTGGCCTTGGGTGGTATGACCGCTTCGCCGGCATTGTTTGCCGCGTCTGAGCTGCCGCAGGGTTACATGGTTGCCGAAGCGCATGGCGACAAGAGCGGCGAAGCCAAGTGTGGTGAAGCCAAGTGCGGCGAGAAGTCGGGTGAAGCCAAGTGCGGCGAGAAGTCCGGCGAAGCCAAGTGCGGTGAAGGCAAGTGCGGCGAGAAGTCGGGGGGCTAA
- a CDS encoding HvfC family RiPP maturation protein, whose amino-acid sequence MGHFETVQRQFIAHLRDPQACPDAGMPAERAKVYESLIYSNIESLLSSGFPVLKGLDTEARWHQRVRAFLKTHRCAPAEFHRAAGCFVDFVFEQPDALPDDWPFLAELVHYEWVEMVLAIAADQVDWVQVEHGAADDDWVLSPLAAVLAYCAPVHAISPGQPVEIAQQPATFLAVRRNRRDAVQFMQLNALTWQLLVWMRDNEGAGINEAIDAFAEALPQIAEALRLQAPGLVEHLRDSDVLIPRHALRADVDCFPDSRPEARLPALRRGLLG is encoded by the coding sequence ATGGGTCATTTCGAAACGGTGCAAAGGCAGTTCATCGCCCACCTGCGCGACCCGCAAGCCTGCCCCGATGCCGGCATGCCCGCCGAGCGCGCCAAGGTTTACGAATCGCTGATCTACAGCAACATCGAGTCACTTTTGAGTTCCGGATTTCCAGTGCTCAAAGGGCTTGACACCGAGGCCCGCTGGCACCAGCGCGTCCGTGCGTTTCTCAAGACCCATCGCTGTGCACCGGCCGAATTCCACCGCGCTGCTGGCTGTTTTGTTGACTTCGTCTTCGAGCAGCCCGACGCCTTGCCGGACGACTGGCCTTTTCTGGCGGAACTGGTCCACTACGAATGGGTGGAGATGGTGCTGGCGATTGCCGCCGACCAGGTCGACTGGGTACAGGTCGAACACGGCGCGGCCGATGACGACTGGGTGCTGTCACCGCTGGCTGCAGTGCTGGCCTACTGCGCCCCGGTGCACGCCATTTCACCCGGTCAGCCGGTGGAGATTGCCCAACAGCCGGCCACTTTTCTGGCCGTGCGCCGAAACCGCCGCGACGCCGTGCAGTTCATGCAACTCAATGCCCTGACCTGGCAATTGCTGGTGTGGATGCGCGACAACGAAGGCGCCGGCATCAATGAGGCCATCGACGCCTTCGCCGAGGCCTTGCCGCAGATCGCTGAAGCCCTGCGTCTGCAGGCCCCCGGACTCGTCGAACACCTGCGCGACAGCGACGTGTTGATCCCGCGACACGCGCTGCGAGCCGATGTGGACTGCTTTCCCGACTCACGTCCGGAAGCCCGGTTGCCGGCGCTGCGGCGTGGCTTGCTGGGCTGA
- a CDS encoding helix-turn-helix domain-containing protein yields MHAADIKASLEKAGTSCAQVAKALKVPPSTVHQVIYGRGVSRRVAAHISRTIGVPVSKLWPGRYPRLELAELRAAA; encoded by the coding sequence ATGCACGCAGCTGACATCAAAGCCTCACTTGAAAAAGCCGGAACCTCCTGTGCGCAGGTGGCAAAGGCACTGAAAGTGCCGCCCAGCACGGTGCATCAGGTCATCTACGGCAGAGGTGTCAGCCGTCGGGTGGCTGCCCACATCTCCCGCACCATCGGCGTACCCGTTTCGAAACTCTGGCCGGGACGGTATCCCCGACTTGAGTTGGCCGAACTGCGAGCCGCAGCATGA
- a CDS encoding HvfB family MNIO-type RiPP peptide maturase has protein sequence MATPTAPARLARVSGAGLGLRRELLAPLAELPADPAAGIGFMEVAPENWLQIGGRLGRQFRAYTERFPFVCHGLSLSIGSPAPLDVPFIKRVKTFLDARGIHDYSEHLTWTGDEGQLYDLLPIPFTEDAVHHVAARVRQAQDLLGRRIALENASYYAPLATELDEAQFITAVLEEADCDLLLDVNNVYVNSVNHGYDPVAFLDRLPLTRVRYLHMAGHYQESPTLLVDTHGANVIDPVWELLDATYARLGPVPTLLERDFNLPPLPKLFEELAGIRDRQARVTLTVSEAV, from the coding sequence TTGGCAACGCCAACCGCCCCGGCACGGCTGGCCCGCGTGTCCGGGGCGGGTTTGGGTTTGCGCCGTGAATTGCTGGCGCCGCTGGCCGAGCTGCCTGCGGACCCGGCAGCCGGTATCGGCTTCATGGAAGTCGCCCCCGAAAACTGGCTACAGATTGGCGGCCGTCTGGGCCGCCAGTTTCGCGCTTACACCGAGCGCTTCCCGTTTGTTTGCCATGGCTTGTCCTTGTCGATTGGCAGCCCGGCACCGCTGGATGTGCCATTCATCAAACGTGTCAAAACCTTTCTGGATGCCCGCGGCATTCATGACTACAGCGAACACCTGACGTGGACCGGTGACGAGGGGCAACTCTATGACCTGTTGCCCATTCCGTTTACCGAAGATGCAGTGCACCACGTCGCCGCCCGCGTGCGTCAGGCGCAAGACCTTCTCGGCCGTCGTATCGCGCTTGAAAATGCCAGCTATTACGCGCCACTCGCCACCGAGCTGGACGAGGCGCAGTTCATCACCGCCGTACTCGAAGAAGCCGATTGCGACCTGCTGCTGGACGTCAACAACGTCTACGTCAACAGCGTCAATCACGGCTACGACCCGGTGGCCTTTCTGGACCGGTTGCCGCTGACGCGCGTGCGCTACCTGCACATGGCGGGGCATTACCAAGAAAGCCCCACGCTGCTGGTCGACACCCACGGTGCCAACGTCATCGACCCGGTCTGGGAGCTCCTTGACGCCACCTATGCTCGGCTCGGCCCAGTGCCGACGCTGCTGGAGCGGGATTTCAACCTGCCGCCGCTGCCGAAGCTGTTCGAAGAGCTGGCTGGCATTCGTGACCGGCAGGCACGTGTAACATTGACGGTCAGTGAGGCGGTTTGA
- a CDS encoding helix-turn-helix domain-containing protein: MSTPHSSAYVNDVESVLQRVAVVSGAKNDSQLAKCLGVGRSSVPTWRKRGNVPHEAITKFAVANNHDLQWLLTGRPSEASGAPSVADLADSLLARAESRGSKRRYSVESLEQRAAAVASALSVGKLEDSPAIAAAFRRLALDNDLDADSLMLLAVAIRSDLERLK; this comes from the coding sequence ATGTCAACACCACATTCATCTGCTTACGTAAACGACGTGGAATCGGTGCTCCAACGAGTGGCCGTGGTCAGCGGCGCCAAGAACGACAGCCAATTGGCGAAATGTCTTGGTGTCGGGCGGTCGTCAGTGCCCACGTGGCGCAAACGCGGCAACGTGCCGCACGAGGCGATCACCAAGTTCGCAGTTGCGAACAATCACGATCTGCAGTGGCTTCTGACCGGACGGCCATCAGAGGCGAGCGGCGCCCCGTCGGTCGCAGACCTGGCTGATTCGCTGTTGGCGCGCGCAGAGTCGCGAGGTTCGAAAAGACGCTACAGCGTCGAGTCGCTTGAGCAGCGTGCCGCTGCAGTTGCGAGCGCGCTGTCGGTAGGAAAGCTAGAGGATTCGCCCGCGATCGCTGCAGCCTTCCGGCGCCTGGCGCTGGATAACGACCTGGACGCGGATTCGCTCATGCTGCTGGCAGTCGCGATAAGGTCAGACCTGGAGCGCTTGAAATAG
- a CDS encoding VpaChn25_0724 family phage protein, with protein sequence MSYRDTLAEHIRICLLRLLEEASDYEQNNSILSDGTALFGLRATRDMVNTELAWLAEQGLITLNKITATISIARLTNRGLDVATGRAHCPGVKRRGPED encoded by the coding sequence GTGAGCTACCGCGACACGCTGGCCGAGCACATTCGCATCTGCCTGCTGCGTCTGTTGGAAGAGGCGTCCGACTACGAGCAAAACAACAGCATTCTGTCCGACGGCACGGCCCTGTTCGGCCTGCGGGCCACGCGCGATATGGTGAACACAGAGCTGGCCTGGCTGGCTGAGCAAGGGCTCATCACGCTCAACAAGATTACCGCCACCATCAGCATTGCCCGCCTCACCAACCGTGGCCTCGACGTGGCTACGGGGCGCGCTCATTGCCCCGGAGTGAAGCGACGCGGCCCGGAGGATTAA
- a CDS encoding IS630 family transposase, translating into MGRGRPLPELKLTAEENNRLVEWTRRHKTSQALAMRARIVLACAQGAQNIEAAARLHVSKQMVGKWRRRFVERRLDGLLDDPRPGAPRRIGDDLVEAVIAKTLQSKPVDATHWSTRALADHMKLSQSSVSRIWRAFGLQPHRQETFKLSTDALFVDKVRDIVGLYLAPPEKAVVLCVDEKSQIQALDRTQPILPMTPGLPERRTHDYMRHGTTTLFAALDVATGKVIGQLHRRHRAAEFLKFLATLDQSVPDDAEVHVVMDNYRTHKTPAVKRWFARHPRFHPHFTPTSASWINQVERWFAEITRKQIRRGTHRSTRELEQAIRDYLSTYNQNPRPFVWTKTADQILDSVKRFCLRISDSGH; encoded by the coding sequence ATGGGACGTGGACGGCCATTGCCGGAACTGAAGCTCACGGCGGAAGAGAACAATCGGCTGGTCGAATGGACGCGCCGGCACAAGACCAGCCAGGCGCTGGCGATGCGCGCACGTATCGTGCTCGCCTGCGCGCAGGGGGCGCAGAACATCGAGGCGGCGGCACGGTTGCACGTCTCGAAGCAGATGGTTGGCAAGTGGCGGCGGCGGTTCGTGGAGCGCCGTCTGGATGGGCTTTTGGACGATCCGCGACCGGGGGCGCCCCGGCGCATCGGGGATGACCTGGTGGAAGCCGTCATCGCCAAGACGCTGCAGTCCAAGCCGGTGGACGCAACGCACTGGAGCACGCGCGCCTTGGCCGACCACATGAAGCTGTCGCAGTCGTCGGTGTCGCGCATCTGGCGGGCGTTTGGCTTGCAGCCGCATCGTCAAGAGACGTTCAAGCTTTCCACCGACGCCCTGTTTGTTGACAAGGTGCGGGATATTGTTGGGCTGTACCTGGCGCCACCCGAGAAAGCCGTCGTGCTCTGCGTCGACGAGAAGAGTCAGATTCAGGCGCTGGATCGCACGCAGCCGATTCTGCCGATGACGCCCGGCCTGCCGGAGCGGCGCACGCACGACTACATGCGCCACGGCACCACCACGTTGTTCGCCGCGCTGGATGTGGCGACCGGCAAGGTGATCGGGCAATTGCACCGACGCCATCGTGCCGCCGAATTCCTGAAGTTCCTGGCAACGCTTGACCAAAGCGTGCCCGACGATGCCGAAGTCCATGTCGTGATGGACAACTACAGAACCCACAAAACCCCTGCGGTAAAGCGCTGGTTTGCACGACATCCACGATTCCACCCGCATTTCACCCCGACCTCTGCATCGTGGATCAATCAGGTCGAACGCTGGTTTGCCGAGATCACACGCAAGCAGATTCGGCGTGGCACTCATCGCAGCACCCGCGAACTGGAGCAAGCCATCCGCGATTACCTCTCAACCTACAACCAAAATCCCAGACCGTTTGTCTGGACCAAGACCGCAGACCAAATCCTCGATTCCGTCAAACGGTTTTGTCTGCGGATTTCTGACTCGGGACACTAG
- a CDS encoding transglycosylase SLT domain-containing protein, whose product MSVMSTGIETILRHYAAQHDLPADLVVAMARVESSLNSWAHRAEPAYRWLWDVRRNVAYRPSLVQAKAKEPPVGFPAPAGISALSEWQAQQASWGLLQVMGATARELGLTGPIPQLLDPTLGADYGCRYLATLRRRFVADHGWRGVVQAYNTGHPNSANDYPKKVAAFGTGGVLA is encoded by the coding sequence ATGTCGGTCATGAGCACCGGCATTGAAACCATCCTCCGGCACTACGCCGCCCAACACGATCTGCCCGCCGACCTGGTGGTAGCAATGGCGCGGGTCGAATCCAGCCTCAACTCTTGGGCGCACCGCGCCGAGCCGGCCTATCGCTGGCTATGGGATGTGCGTCGCAACGTGGCGTATCGGCCCAGCCTGGTCCAGGCCAAGGCCAAGGAGCCGCCGGTGGGGTTCCCGGCGCCTGCCGGCATCAGTGCGTTGAGTGAATGGCAGGCACAGCAAGCTAGCTGGGGCTTGCTGCAGGTGATGGGCGCCACCGCCCGCGAGCTGGGCCTGACCGGCCCTATTCCGCAACTACTGGACCCGACTCTGGGCGCCGACTACGGCTGTCGCTACCTCGCAACACTGCGCCGCCGCTTTGTGGCAGATCACGGCTGGCGCGGCGTGGTGCAGGCGTATAACACTGGCCACCCGAATAGTGCCAACGACTACCCTAAAAAGGTGGCCGCCTTCGGCACCGGTGGGGTGCTGGCATGA
- a CDS encoding AraC family transcriptional regulator, translating to MSEALQDDLLSTVLSAYQLHAGIYDNPRFCGHWQHTTAGFRRAAFHLIGSGSCWLHTRPSDQPMQMHAGDLVVLPHDAWHMLTADPTLNGEEPRRISEGDGPFTTMVCGYFDFRAGQRNPILAALPEVILVDRAAGGGALKGLSQLLLSEAGCADVGTRTVLDKLADTLFVMTVRYFINQSPDLRGVLAGLADGRLRKALAAMHREPGKAWSLEALASEAGMSRSAFAQHFAERVGAPPIDYLTRWRMTQAELMLRDPSVSVAQVAERMGYETEAAFRKAFKRIHGVGPGSIRRWLREKLTD from the coding sequence ATGTCTGAAGCGCTACAGGATGACCTGCTGTCAACGGTGCTCAGTGCCTACCAACTGCACGCCGGCATTTACGACAACCCGCGGTTTTGTGGCCATTGGCAACACACCACTGCCGGCTTTCGACGCGCCGCGTTTCACCTGATCGGCTCGGGATCTTGTTGGCTGCATACGCGGCCAAGCGATCAGCCGATGCAGATGCATGCCGGCGACCTGGTCGTGTTGCCGCACGACGCCTGGCACATGCTCACCGCCGACCCGACACTGAACGGTGAGGAGCCGCGTCGTATTTCCGAAGGTGACGGCCCTTTCACCACCATGGTCTGCGGCTACTTCGACTTTCGCGCCGGCCAGCGCAACCCCATCCTTGCGGCGTTGCCCGAAGTTATTTTGGTTGATCGCGCCGCCGGTGGCGGCGCGCTGAAAGGCCTCTCGCAACTGCTGCTCAGCGAGGCCGGCTGCGCTGATGTCGGCACCCGAACGGTGCTCGACAAGCTGGCCGACACGCTGTTCGTGATGACGGTGCGCTACTTCATCAACCAGTCGCCCGACCTGCGCGGCGTGCTGGCAGGCTTGGCCGATGGCCGTCTGCGCAAGGCGCTGGCCGCCATGCACCGTGAGCCGGGCAAGGCGTGGAGCCTCGAAGCGTTGGCCAGCGAGGCCGGCATGTCGCGCAGTGCATTTGCCCAGCACTTTGCCGAGCGTGTTGGCGCCCCGCCTATCGACTACCTGACCCGCTGGCGCATGACCCAGGCAGAGCTGATGCTCCGGGACCCGTCGGTGTCGGTCGCCCAGGTTGCCGAGCGGATGGGCTACGAAACCGAAGCCGCATTCCGCAAGGCATTCAAGCGCATCCACGGGGTTGGACCGGGCTCGATCCGCCGCTGGCTGCGCGAAAAATTGACCGACTGA